Proteins encoded by one window of Tubulanus polymorphus chromosome 7, tnTubPoly1.2, whole genome shotgun sequence:
- the LOC141908848 gene encoding uncharacterized protein LOC141908848, which translates to MAPLAMQELAETIAVASKQNQQKNSSAVNAQNKAVMVSTASLFLSLSGGFALQVALMKRLPARLRRSAVPIGFACAVAMSVHKYMKEGPTTTDSVTRSYQRLVDNLNHHRW; encoded by the exons ATGGCACCATTAGCAATGCAAGAATTAGCAGAAACGATCGCAGTTGCCTCCAAACAAAATCAGCAG aAAAACTCCAGCGCAGTCAACGCCCAAAATAAAGCAGTTATGGTCTCTACAGCTTCACTatttttga GTCTCAGCGGTGGATTCGCTCTTCAAGTCGCTTTGATGAAGAGATTACCAGCACGTCTGCGTCGTTCAGCTGTACCGATAG GATTTGCGTGTGCTGTCGCGATGAGCGTCCACAAATACATGAAAGAAGGTCCGACTACGACCGATAGTGTTACCCGATCGTATCAGCGTTTAGTCGACAATCTGAATCATCATCGCTG gtaa
- the LOC141908087 gene encoding uridine-cytidine kinase 2-like, whose amino-acid sequence MSNGNANCSSNDMSLLRKGNSNRVNAFQNSPRPILIGVGGGTASGKSSVCKKIVEQLGQLDVADEMRRVAVISQDNFYRTLNEEDSKLAEKGQFNFDHPDAFDFEEMIETIRKVKNLTPKLEIPIYDHARNCQKEDELLTIYPSQLDVVLFEGILVFYDKELRDLYNMKLFVDTDPDTRLSRRVLRDMNEYQRDLEQILNQYTTFVKPAFEEFCLPSKKYADVIIPRGADNNVAIDLIVQHIQDVLRPSQRKQSTVKRVRQISETGSGINRPH is encoded by the exons ATGTCGAATGGAAATGCGAATTGTAGCTCGAATGATATGTCTTTATTGCGGAAAGGCAATAGTAACCGCGTGAATGCATTTCAGAATAGCCCCAGACCGATTCTAATCGGGGTCGGAGGAGGAACAGCGTCTGGGAAG AGTTCAGTTTGCAAGAAGATCGTTGAACAGCTTGGTCAGTTAGACGTGGCTGATGAGATGAGACGTGTTGCTGTTATAAGTCAGGATAATTTCTACCGCACGTTGAATGAAGAGGACAGTAAACTGGCGGAGAAAGGACAATTCAATTTCGATCACCCCG AtgcatttgattttgaagaaatgatcgAGACTATACGAAAAGTGAAAAATTTGACACCGAAATTAGAAATTCCGATTTATGACCACGCGCGCAATTGTCA GAAGGAGGATGAATTGTTGACTATTTACCCATCTCAATTGGATGTTGTTTTATTCGAAGGTATTTTAGTGTTTTACGACAAGGAATTGCGTGATTTATACAACATGAAACTTTTTGTCGATACGGATCCAGATACTCGACTCTCTAGACGAG TGTTACGGGATATGAATGAGTATCAACGCGATTTAGAGCAAATTCTCAATCAATACACGACGTTCGTCAAACCGGCTTTCGAAGAATTCTGCCTACCG TCAAAGAAATACGCTGATGTGATCATTCCACGAGGTGCTGATAATAACG TTGCTATTGATTTAATCGTGCAGCACATTCAGGATGTTTTACGTCCATCTCAACGGAAACAGTCGACGGTAAAAAGAGTTCGTCAAATATCGGAGACCGGGAGTGGCATCAATCGACCTCATtag
- the LOC141908687 gene encoding G-protein coupled receptor 52-like, whose amino-acid sequence MADTTNSKMVNTSTTSAAPKTCGDFGLASCEYTPLYAIPVVPISALTICGNLFNIIVLTFTRGMHNNPGYFMFNLALTDLCVGVIMASFMAPRILGGTWPATRVQSDITAFFIQTTVSVSLMSLTGLSVDRYLNISRPLHYDRLMSKWRCIAILIGIWTLTGVLQLPPVFFGWGVFFYDSRSFLSYFDYAHSWEWTVGYNLIFTVPCLLAIFTCHVKIFRITRRHIDAINATTVQSNANNKQRTSHKAMRTVVITITMFFICWTPFCFEQLSYSLSGNTVAPWPQEVHMLLLLLILSNSFMNCIIYSTTHKVFRDGARRILRTVFCRRGSRPRVDPYDNELRSRSKSLSVTISVVTDQQS is encoded by the coding sequence ATGGCCGACACGACGAACTCGAAGATGGTAAACACGTCGACGACTAGCGCCGCGCCAAAAACCTGCGGAGATTTTGGTTTGGCGTCGTGCGAATACACGCCGCTCTACGCTATACCAGTCGTACCGATATCGGCGCTGACCATCTGCGGAAATCTATTCAATATAATAGTGTTAACGTTCACGCGTGGTATGCACAACAATCCTGGATATTTCATGTTCAATTTAGCGCTAACCGACTTATGCGTCGGCGTGATAATGGCGTCGTTCATGGCTCCGAGGATTCTCGGAGGTACGTGGCCGGCGACTCGCGTTCAGAGCGACATCACCGCGTTCTTCATCCAGACGACCGTCAGCGTGTCGTTGATGTCGCTGACCGGTTTGAGCGTCGATCGGTACCTCAACATCAGTCGACCGCTTCACTACGACCGCCTGATGTCGAAGTGGCGTTGTATCGCGATTCTGATCGGTATTTGGACGCTCACCGGCGTTCTGCAGCTGCCGCCCGTGTTTTTCGGTTGGGGCGTATTCTTCTACGATTCGCGGTCGTTTCTGAGTTATTTCGACTACGCGCACTCGTGGGAGTGGACCGTCGGTTATAACCTCATCTTCACCGTGCCGTGTTTGCTCGCGATATTCACGTGCCACGTGAAGATATTCCGCATCACTCGACGCCACATCGACGCCATCAACGCTACCACCGTCCAATCAAACGCCAACAACAAACAACGAACGAGCCACAAAGCCATGCGCACGGTCGTCATAACGATAACCATGTTTTTCATATGCTGGACGCCGTTTTGTTTCGAGCAGTTGTCGTACTCGCTCAGCGGGAACACCGTCGCCCCCTGGCCGCAGGAAGTGCACATGCTCCTCTTGCTTCTCATATTGTCGAACAGTTTTATGAATTGCATCATTTACAGCACGACGCATAAAGTTTTCCGAGACGGAGCGCGCCGGATTTTACGCACGGTTTTCTGTCGTCGCGGCTCGAGACCTCGCGTCGATCCGTACGACAACGAATTGAGATCGCGCTCTAAATCGCTATCGGTTACTATCTCCGTGGTAACCGATCAACAAAGCTGA